A single window of Salvelinus namaycush isolate Seneca chromosome 11, SaNama_1.0, whole genome shotgun sequence DNA harbors:
- the LOC120055907 gene encoding uncharacterized protein LOC120055907 yields the protein MSDTEAASTSEAASTSEAASTSEAASTSGSIVNVLDDAPPLIRTDSIYLTKAMLGYKTDDSITSIGNSVDGYVPGSSEEGNFYEENLTGEMSVIRAKKPMTKGKLGQKRDSHGEMSAIRAKQPMTKGKLGQRRGSHSAKGTKRFWSTIEVDAVEDSLMNFIRMGKRPGKQDCEKCIAASPQALVNRDWRAVKFYVHNKIVADQR from the exons ATGTCAGACaccgaggctgccagtacctctgaggctgccagtacctctgaggctgccagtacctctgaggctgccagtacttcTGGGTCGATAGTCAATGTGTTGGATGATGCACCACCGTTGATCAGAACAGACAGTATATAC TTGACCAAAGCTATGCTTGGATACAAGACTGATGACTCAATAACCAGCATTGGCAACAGTGTAGATGGTTATGTCCCAGGATCATCAGAGGAAGGCAATTTTTATGAAGAAAATCTGACAG gagAGATGTCAGTGATTCGGGCCAAaaagccaatgaccaagggaaagctggggcAAAAGAGAGACTCACACG gagagatgtcagcgattcgggccaaacagccaatgaccaagggaaagctgggacaaaggAGAGGCTCACACA GTGCCAAAGGAACAAAAAGGTTTTGGTCGACAATAGAGGTGGATGCAGTTGAAGATTCCTTGATGAATTTTATCCGAATGGGAAAAAGGCCTGGAAAACAAGACTGTGAGAAATGCATTGCTGCTTCTCCCCAAGCGCTAGTAAACAGGGACTGGAGAGCAGTAAAGTTCTATGTACACAACAAAATAGTTGCAGATCAGAGATAA